Within the Emticicia oligotrophica DSM 17448 genome, the region ATCATAATCTGAATCAGAATTGAGCTCATTGAAAATGGATATTCCGCAAAATATTATGGACATAAACAATAACTCAACACTTTCATCAGGTCTTGGGGCACTTTGTATTATTCCAGCTCGTGGCGGAAGTAAACGAATTCCTAGAAAAAATATCAAAGATTTTCTGGGGAAACCCATTATTGCTTACTCAATCGAAGCAGCTATTGAAAGCAAGGTTTTTGAAGAAGTAATGGTTTCGACTGACGATGAAGAAATTGCCGAAATAGCTCAAAAATATGGAGCAAAAGTGCCATTCACTAGAAGTACAAAAAACGCTAATGATTTTGCTACAACGGTTGATGTATTAGTTGAAGTGATAGAAGCCTACCGAAATCTTGGCCAAAACTTTGAAACTGGTTGTTGTATTTATCCTACTGCTCCTTTTGTTTCGGCTTCGATGCTACAACAAAGCTACCAAAAGCTACAAAATGAAGGTTTAGATTCGCTCTATCCTGTGCAAAGGTTTTCATTTCCTCCACAAAGAAGTGTAGTTTTTGAAAATGGAAAATTGCTTTGGC harbors:
- the pseF gene encoding pseudaminic acid cytidylyltransferase, with the protein product MDINNNSTLSSGLGALCIIPARGGSKRIPRKNIKDFLGKPIIAYSIEAAIESKVFEEVMVSTDDEEIAEIAQKYGAKVPFTRSTKNANDFATTVDVLVEVIEAYRNLGQNFETGCCIYPTAPFVSASMLQQSYQKLQNEGLDSLYPVQRFSFPPQRSVVFENGKLLWQNPENAQVRSQDLTPLYHDAGQFYFFKIEQLLKNKSILGEKTSGIIISEMDAHDIDNEEDWQVAEFKYRLKYQ